A window of the Streptomyces formicae genome harbors these coding sequences:
- a CDS encoding FAD-binding dehydrogenase translates to MDADVIVVGAGLAGLVATAELADAGRKVLLIEQESEANLGGQAHWSLGGLFFVDSPEQRRMGIKDSVELAWQDWEGTAGFDRPEDAWPRQWARAYVDFAAGEKRTWLRSQGVRFFPVVGWAERGGYGALGPGNSVPRFHVTWGTGPGVVEPFARRVREAVAKGLVTVRFRHRVDDITLTDGTVTGVAGTVLEPAHQPRGEATSRTATGTFELSAQAVVVASGGIGGNHELVRRNWPSRLGSPPRHMVAGVPAYVDGRMLGIAEKTGASVINADRMWHYTEGLKNWNPIWPQHGIRILPGPSSLWLDATGKRLPVPLYPGFDTMGTLHHLRSTGHDHSWFITTQKIIEKEFTLSGSEQNPDLTGKSIRQVVGRARGGALSTVEDFKKHGEDFVVADHLDDLVGRMNGLTEQPLLDPAGIRREIVARDRELANPYTKDGQIMAVHNARRFLGDRLIRTAPPHRLLDPKAGPLIGVRLHIVTRKSLGGLHTDLDGQVLKDDGTVLRGLYAAGEASGFGGGGLHGYRALEGTFLGGCLFSGRQAGRAAARATA, encoded by the coding sequence ATGGACGCAGATGTCATCGTCGTAGGCGCCGGCCTCGCCGGACTGGTCGCGACGGCCGAACTGGCCGACGCCGGCCGCAAGGTCCTGCTCATCGAGCAGGAGTCCGAGGCAAATCTCGGTGGCCAGGCCCACTGGTCGCTGGGCGGCCTGTTCTTCGTGGACTCACCCGAGCAGCGCCGCATGGGCATCAAGGACTCGGTCGAACTGGCCTGGCAGGACTGGGAAGGAACAGCGGGTTTCGACCGTCCCGAGGACGCCTGGCCGCGACAATGGGCGCGCGCCTACGTCGACTTCGCGGCCGGTGAGAAGCGAACGTGGCTGCGCTCCCAGGGAGTGCGGTTCTTCCCCGTCGTGGGCTGGGCCGAGCGCGGCGGATACGGGGCGCTCGGCCCCGGGAACTCCGTACCGCGGTTCCACGTCACCTGGGGCACCGGGCCCGGGGTGGTCGAGCCGTTCGCCCGTCGCGTGCGGGAAGCCGTGGCCAAGGGCCTGGTGACCGTCAGGTTCCGCCACCGCGTCGATGACATCACACTCACCGACGGAACGGTGACGGGAGTGGCGGGGACCGTTCTGGAGCCGGCCCACCAGCCTCGCGGCGAGGCGACCTCCCGGACCGCCACGGGAACGTTCGAACTCAGCGCCCAAGCAGTCGTCGTGGCCTCCGGAGGCATCGGAGGCAACCACGAACTGGTACGCCGGAACTGGCCCTCAAGACTCGGAAGTCCTCCCCGGCACATGGTCGCCGGCGTTCCGGCGTACGTCGACGGCCGCATGCTCGGGATCGCCGAGAAGACCGGCGCCTCCGTCATCAACGCCGACCGGATGTGGCACTACACCGAGGGCCTGAAGAACTGGAACCCCATCTGGCCTCAGCACGGCATCCGGATCCTTCCCGGCCCGTCATCCCTCTGGCTCGACGCCACGGGAAAGCGTCTGCCCGTCCCTCTGTACCCGGGGTTCGACACCATGGGTACCTTGCACCACCTCAGGTCCACCGGCCACGACCACAGCTGGTTCATCACCACGCAGAAGATCATCGAGAAGGAGTTCACCCTCTCCGGATCCGAGCAGAACCCGGACCTGACAGGCAAGAGCATCCGGCAGGTCGTCGGCCGGGCCAGAGGCGGCGCACTGAGCACGGTCGAGGACTTCAAGAAGCACGGTGAGGACTTCGTCGTCGCCGACCACCTGGACGACCTCGTCGGCCGGATGAACGGCCTGACCGAGCAGCCCCTCCTCGACCCGGCCGGCATCCGCCGCGAGATCGTGGCACGCGACAGGGAACTGGCCAACCCGTACACCAAGGACGGCCAGATCATGGCCGTCCACAACGCCCGCCGATTCCTCGGCGACCGGCTGATCCGCACCGCACCACCGCACCGTCTGCTCGACCCCAAAGCCGGCCCCCTCATCGGCGTGCGACTCCACATCGTCACACGCAAGTCGCTCGGCGGACTCCACACCGACCTGGACGGCCAGGTCCTCAAGGACGACGGCACCGTCCTGCGCGGTCTGTACGCCGCGGGGGAGGCCAGCGGCTTCGGGGGAGGAGGACTGCACGGCTACCGAGCCCTGGAAGGCACATTCCTCGGCGGCTGCCTGTTCTCAGGCCGCCAAGCAGGCCGCGCCGCCGCACGGGCCACCGCCTGA
- a CDS encoding RraA family protein, producing MSEPTVTGEQLLRLRQLDTPTVCNALDLVDPDFDLPCFTSRPLRCIYPELPPMVGFARTATIRAVEPPEDKEAAARLRAAYYDYVAQGPGPTVMVMEDLDGARAGSGCMWGEVNTTIHQRLGCLGVVTNGSIRDVDDNARGFQLLAAGTVPSRAHTWVVDFGRPVSVHGMEVHHGELIHADQHGAVRIPAHLVDQVLAGAGTVTRREQALLAAVRADSFTITDLHQALKASSEIH from the coding sequence ATGTCTGAACCAACCGTCACCGGCGAACAGCTCCTACGGCTCCGGCAGCTCGACACACCCACCGTGTGCAACGCCCTCGACCTCGTCGATCCCGACTTCGACCTGCCCTGCTTCACCTCCCGGCCGCTGCGCTGCATCTACCCGGAGCTGCCGCCGATGGTGGGCTTCGCCCGCACGGCCACCATCCGCGCCGTCGAGCCTCCCGAGGACAAGGAGGCCGCGGCCCGGCTGAGGGCGGCCTACTACGATTACGTCGCACAAGGGCCGGGACCCACCGTCATGGTGATGGAGGACCTCGACGGAGCCCGAGCCGGCAGCGGATGCATGTGGGGCGAGGTCAACACCACCATCCACCAACGCCTCGGCTGCCTCGGTGTCGTCACCAACGGAAGCATCCGCGACGTCGACGACAACGCCCGGGGCTTTCAGCTGCTGGCCGCGGGAACGGTGCCCTCACGCGCCCACACCTGGGTCGTGGACTTCGGCCGCCCGGTGAGTGTGCACGGCATGGAAGTCCACCACGGGGAGCTCATCCACGCCGATCAGCACGGCGCGGTCCGCATCCCCGCCCACCTGGTCGACCAGGTTCTGGCCGGGGCCGGCACGGTCACCCGGCGCGAGCAAGCACTGCTCGCCGCCGTCCGGGCGGACTCCTTCACCATCACCGACCTGCACCAGGCACTCAAGGCATCAAGCGAGATCCACTGA
- a CDS encoding DUF4387 domain-containing protein yields the protein MSEARHRTPRLGDYALEIRSKNAGPFWVTMETFMKDATGYAIAADEDFLNEQVIADLYRVEAEHIEIFRIPKLNVVKISFPRPVTQASLHDRDVHAGQHHVPLASLPVADRHLGGGEAVGAHV from the coding sequence GTGTCTGAGGCCCGCCACCGCACCCCCCGGCTCGGCGACTACGCCCTCGAGATCCGCTCCAAGAACGCCGGCCCGTTCTGGGTCACCATGGAGACGTTCATGAAGGACGCCACGGGCTACGCCATCGCGGCCGACGAGGACTTCCTCAACGAACAGGTCATCGCCGACCTTTACAGGGTCGAGGCCGAACACATCGAGATCTTCCGCATCCCCAAGCTGAACGTCGTCAAGATCTCCTTCCCCCGCCCGGTCACCCAGGCCAGCCTGCACGACCGTGACGTACACGCCGGCCAGCACCACGTCCCCCTCGCCTCCCTCCCCGTCGCCGACCGCCACCTCGGCGGGGGAGAAGCGGTCGGCGCCCATGTCTGA
- a CDS encoding acyclic terpene utilization AtuA family protein produces MPPSADAADRVGMLVPSGMLGAGFDPATVERGLTLNPHVIAVDGGSTDSGPYYLGTGTAKTTAAAVARDLRILLDAAARAGIPLVVGSCGTGGTDSGVDWVAGIAEDILAETGLGLKIARIYSEQNSTFLKEQLDAGRIQPLAPLGPLEAATLEDCTHIVGMMGHEPIADAIRAGAQVVLAGRATDTAVAAAVPLMLGMPPGPTWHAAKIVECGGQCTTNPRAGGVFATIDRSGFVIEPLDPDSACTPISVAAHMLYETVNPYRMREPAGTLDVSSADYTALDDRRVRVEGSRFEPAEQHTIKLEGSRITGYETVSFTGIRDPYIAANIDRWAALLRTMLAERIAQTLGLNTDDYALDIRLYGHNAILQDIDPDTGPAREVGVMLLVNAPTQATATAIAKVANPLMLHLPLPEMHYLPSFAFATSPAETERGAAYEFVLNHVVEVDSPSSMFRTHHTREVTRV; encoded by the coding sequence ATGCCTCCGTCCGCTGATGCCGCCGACCGGGTCGGCATGCTGGTGCCCTCCGGCATGCTCGGCGCCGGCTTCGATCCGGCCACCGTCGAACGTGGCCTGACGCTCAACCCCCACGTCATCGCCGTCGACGGCGGCTCCACCGACTCCGGCCCCTACTACCTGGGCACCGGCACCGCGAAGACCACCGCCGCGGCCGTCGCCCGCGACCTGCGCATCCTCCTCGACGCGGCCGCCCGCGCCGGCATCCCCCTGGTCGTCGGCTCGTGCGGCACCGGTGGCACCGATTCCGGAGTCGACTGGGTCGCCGGCATCGCCGAGGACATCCTGGCCGAGACCGGTCTCGGCCTGAAGATCGCCCGCATCTACAGCGAGCAGAACTCCACCTTCCTCAAGGAGCAACTGGACGCCGGCCGCATCCAGCCCCTCGCGCCGCTCGGCCCTCTCGAAGCGGCCACGTTGGAGGACTGCACGCACATCGTCGGCATGATGGGCCACGAACCCATCGCCGACGCCATCCGGGCAGGGGCCCAGGTCGTCCTGGCGGGCCGAGCCACCGACACGGCCGTCGCGGCCGCTGTCCCTCTCATGCTCGGCATGCCGCCCGGGCCGACCTGGCACGCCGCGAAGATCGTCGAATGCGGCGGCCAGTGCACCACCAACCCCCGTGCCGGCGGCGTCTTCGCCACCATCGACCGGTCCGGCTTCGTCATCGAGCCCCTCGACCCGGACTCCGCCTGCACCCCCATCTCCGTCGCCGCGCACATGCTCTACGAGACCGTCAACCCCTACCGCATGCGCGAACCCGCCGGCACCCTCGATGTCTCCAGCGCCGACTACACGGCACTCGACGACCGCCGCGTCCGAGTGGAGGGCTCCCGCTTCGAGCCCGCCGAACAGCACACGATCAAGCTCGAAGGCTCCCGCATCACCGGCTACGAGACGGTCTCGTTCACCGGCATCCGCGACCCCTACATCGCCGCCAACATCGACCGATGGGCCGCACTGCTTCGCACGATGCTCGCCGAGCGCATCGCACAGACCCTCGGGCTGAACACGGACGACTACGCCCTCGACATCCGCCTGTACGGGCACAACGCGATCCTCCAGGACATCGACCCCGACACCGGTCCCGCGCGCGAAGTCGGCGTGATGCTCCTGGTCAACGCCCCCACCCAGGCAACCGCCACCGCCATCGCCAAGGTCGCCAACCCGCTGATGCTGCACCTGCCGCTGCCCGAGATGCACTACCTGCCGAGCTTCGCCTTCGCCACCTCCCCGGCCGAGACCGAACGCGGCGCCGCCTACGAGTTCGTCCTCAACCACGTCGTCGAAGTCGACTCACCCAGCTCCATGTTCCGCACCCACCACACCCGCGAGGTCACCCGTGTCTGA
- a CDS encoding ABC transporter ATP-binding protein gives MLLLDEPFSNLDAKLRDRSRQWLKTLQEHVGVTTVFVTHDQDEALSVSDRIAVLDRGRVRQIGTPTDIYENPADLFVADFVGTANILPATVTRADGHHARIRIDGMEGEITVPHTDKRVGPVRITIRPENIEIHRARTEATPAANTITAKVDNHAYLGDHLRYSIRISNTPVAVTTTRRIEASSLTVSLPAEDIRVFHEETSTEDPSTEALSTEDPSTNEENHHASVR, from the coding sequence ATGCTGCTGCTGGACGAGCCGTTCTCGAACCTCGACGCCAAACTGCGCGACCGTTCCCGGCAGTGGCTGAAGACCCTTCAGGAGCACGTGGGCGTCACCACCGTCTTCGTCACCCACGACCAGGACGAAGCCCTGTCCGTCAGCGACCGCATCGCCGTCCTGGACCGCGGACGCGTGCGGCAGATCGGCACCCCCACCGACATCTACGAGAACCCAGCCGACCTGTTCGTCGCCGACTTCGTCGGAACCGCCAACATTCTGCCCGCCACCGTCACCCGGGCAGACGGGCACCACGCCCGCATCCGTATCGACGGCATGGAAGGCGAGATCACGGTGCCGCACACCGACAAGCGCGTCGGTCCGGTCCGGATCACCATCAGGCCCGAGAACATCGAGATCCATCGCGCCCGTACCGAGGCCACGCCTGCGGCGAACACCATCACGGCGAAGGTGGACAACCACGCCTATCTGGGCGACCACCTCCGCTACAGCATCCGCATCAGCAACACGCCGGTCGCGGTGACCACCACCAGGCGCATCGAGGCGTCCTCACTCACCGTCAGTCTGCCTGCCGAAGACATCCGCGTCTTCCACGAAGAGACGTCCACGGAAGACCCCTCCACGGAAGCCCTCTCCACGGAGGACCCCTCCACGAACGAGGAGAACCACCATGCCTCCGTCCGCTGA
- a CDS encoding ABC transporter permease has product MRRRRRGLSTDASHHLLWALALLVIIGPIVPVAMASGWSTPLYDSGGHLTWDNYHALLTDGSWWTAVVNSVLFAALNTAGSLVFGVACAVLLTRTDLPGRGLLSTVLLVPLALPGLVLILGWAVMWTPAGFASSWLKTNTVLGMPVDLYSIPGMALVGMSVASPVVYLLCRGTLLSIDPALEDAARTSGAGPLRSLISVSLPLLRPAVTNAALLVFALSMEVLGLPLILGFSSRISLISTYLYDHWVNESQQGLVSAGAVFLLVTVSGLLLLRNRLVGDTARFTTTSGKPTGVRVLPLGRWRWVLSAVIALVLLVSVITPLAGIVLAAFTSILSPFISPWSVLTLDNFSAVFDNPLYTNSLVNSLLIATVGGALTTLVITVLSVVAHRSDFRFRGSLQQGMLWPRMMPALITGMAFFWSFALLDKSGAVRSSLWGIGIAFAVRSLALGYSAFYPALAGIGAELDNAARTSGATWWKAMRTVVFRLVAPAMAASFVLLFVSMLNDAEPAVFLVTDKTPVLGLTMLQLAATSTGGTVAALGVIQMIITLVVLGAGRALLGVRLRA; this is encoded by the coding sequence GTGCGTCGACGCCGACGCGGACTCTCCACCGACGCCAGTCACCATCTCCTGTGGGCACTGGCCCTTCTGGTGATCATCGGCCCCATCGTGCCCGTGGCCATGGCTTCTGGCTGGTCCACTCCGCTCTACGACTCCGGTGGACACCTCACCTGGGACAACTACCATGCCCTGCTGACCGACGGGAGTTGGTGGACGGCAGTGGTCAACTCCGTCCTGTTCGCCGCCCTCAACACGGCAGGCTCGCTTGTGTTCGGCGTCGCGTGCGCGGTCCTCCTCACGCGCACCGACCTCCCGGGCCGCGGACTTCTCTCGACGGTACTGCTCGTCCCGCTGGCCCTGCCGGGCCTCGTGCTCATCCTCGGATGGGCGGTGATGTGGACCCCCGCCGGCTTCGCGTCCTCCTGGCTGAAGACCAACACGGTCCTCGGCATGCCGGTCGACCTGTACAGCATTCCCGGCATGGCCCTGGTCGGCATGAGCGTGGCCTCGCCCGTGGTCTACCTGCTCTGCCGCGGCACCCTGCTCTCCATCGACCCGGCCCTGGAAGACGCCGCACGCACCTCCGGCGCCGGGCCGCTGCGCAGCCTGATCTCGGTCAGCCTGCCCCTGCTGCGCCCCGCTGTCACCAACGCGGCTCTGCTGGTGTTCGCGTTGTCCATGGAGGTCCTCGGGCTGCCGCTGATCCTCGGCTTCTCTAGCAGGATCAGCCTCATCTCCACCTACCTGTACGACCACTGGGTCAACGAGTCCCAGCAGGGGCTGGTGTCCGCCGGCGCCGTGTTCCTGCTGGTCACGGTCTCGGGACTGCTTCTGCTGCGCAACCGCCTCGTGGGAGACACCGCACGCTTCACCACCACGTCCGGAAAGCCCACAGGCGTCCGCGTGCTCCCCTTGGGGCGGTGGCGATGGGTGCTGAGTGCCGTCATCGCACTCGTCCTGCTGGTGTCCGTCATCACGCCCCTCGCCGGGATCGTCCTGGCGGCCTTCACCTCGATCCTGTCGCCCTTCATCTCCCCGTGGAGCGTGCTCACCCTCGACAACTTCTCCGCCGTCTTCGACAACCCGCTCTACACCAACTCGCTCGTCAACAGCCTCCTCATCGCCACCGTCGGCGGCGCGCTGACCACGCTCGTCATCACCGTGCTGTCCGTCGTCGCCCACCGTTCCGACTTCCGCTTCCGCGGCTCACTGCAACAGGGCATGCTCTGGCCGCGGATGATGCCCGCCCTGATCACCGGCATGGCGTTCTTCTGGAGCTTCGCCCTCCTCGACAAGTCGGGAGCGGTGCGCTCCAGTCTGTGGGGGATCGGCATCGCCTTCGCCGTCCGCAGCCTCGCCCTCGGCTACAGCGCCTTCTACCCGGCACTGGCCGGCATCGGCGCCGAGCTCGACAACGCCGCCCGCACCTCTGGCGCCACCTGGTGGAAAGCGATGCGCACCGTCGTCTTCCGCCTGGTCGCCCCCGCCATGGCGGCCTCGTTCGTCCTGCTGTTCGTGTCGATGCTCAACGACGCCGAACCGGCAGTTTTCCTCGTCACCGACAAGACACCCGTTCTCGGTCTGACCATGCTGCAGCTCGCAGCGACGAGCACCGGCGGGACCGTCGCCGCGTTGGGAGTTATCCAGATGATCATCACCCTGGTTGTCCTGGGTGCCGGCCGCGCCCTGCTGGGGGTGCGTCTTCGTGCCTGA
- a CDS encoding ABC transporter substrate-binding protein, translating to MMISIPRASVLAAACAVTLAACGTSPGGDASPAPAASVDVGKASAVTPVDAATLARAKKQGSVLLYTSADEQQMRPVIEAFEAKYPELDLRVLSMDDKQTFQRYATETATGVRTADVVMPVDAVGMLNFVDKGNVVDYTDPNVKNLPSYARLAPGVVAMSEDPIIAVYNSALIPEDKQPKDVTSLAELSDSLKGKVATTHIGNPISFGAVAGYLGKHGEAGWKNIERLGPNSGVESGNGNLMQKLAQGQYQAAYFVSGTVRALITGDAAKILDYAYLTDGTPLLPRAVAVTRKATSPDAAKVFVNFMLSVEGQEAACKGGFTPYRDGVTCAYGVPAIKQAVGAGNLIIGGYPEGIVEGKPAIEARWKKAYGR from the coding sequence ATGATGATCTCAATACCGAGAGCGAGCGTTCTGGCGGCTGCCTGTGCCGTCACCCTGGCCGCCTGCGGCACATCGCCGGGCGGCGATGCCTCCCCTGCGCCGGCCGCCTCCGTCGACGTCGGGAAGGCATCGGCCGTCACTCCCGTCGACGCCGCCACGCTCGCCAGGGCGAAGAAGCAAGGATCGGTCCTCCTGTACACCAGCGCCGACGAGCAGCAGATGAGGCCCGTCATCGAGGCGTTCGAGGCCAAGTACCCCGAGCTGGACCTGCGGGTCCTCAGCATGGACGACAAACAGACCTTCCAGCGGTACGCCACCGAGACCGCCACCGGCGTGCGTACAGCCGACGTCGTCATGCCCGTGGACGCGGTCGGAATGCTGAACTTCGTCGACAAGGGCAACGTCGTCGACTACACCGACCCCAATGTCAAGAACCTCCCGTCCTACGCACGGCTCGCACCGGGCGTGGTGGCGATGTCGGAGGACCCGATCATCGCCGTCTACAACAGCGCGCTCATCCCCGAGGACAAGCAGCCCAAGGACGTCACGTCACTGGCCGAGCTGTCCGACTCGCTCAAGGGCAAGGTCGCCACCACACACATCGGCAACCCCATCTCCTTCGGTGCCGTCGCCGGCTACCTCGGCAAGCACGGCGAGGCCGGCTGGAAGAACATCGAACGACTCGGACCGAACTCCGGGGTGGAGTCCGGCAACGGCAACCTCATGCAGAAGCTCGCCCAGGGGCAGTACCAGGCGGCCTACTTCGTCTCCGGCACCGTGCGTGCGCTGATCACCGGCGATGCCGCCAAGATCCTCGACTACGCCTATCTCACCGACGGGACGCCCCTGCTCCCGCGGGCCGTCGCCGTCACCAGGAAGGCGACGTCGCCCGACGCGGCGAAGGTCTTCGTCAACTTCATGCTGTCCGTGGAGGGCCAGGAAGCGGCCTGCAAGGGCGGATTCACTCCCTACCGCGACGGCGTCACGTGCGCCTACGGAGTACCGGCCATCAAGCAGGCGGTGGGCGCCGGCAACCTGATCATCGGCGGCTACCCCGAAGGCATCGTCGAGGGCAAGCCCGCCATAGAGGCCCGGTGGAAGAAGGCATACGGCCGATGA
- a CDS encoding GntR family transcriptional regulator: protein MTLPQLSSPVTLGDQAYAAIREAIVTGVLKRGEKVTERGLADSLSISATPVREALRRLGQDRLVERVGPRSVRIAKFDEDELREFTMIEDVLRALSARLAAEKSTAAQRREMRACLDRADALRDEIGAVEAGSSQERDLVIGILDCMRRFHALVDQASGNATLIQMLHTVDAFGADERRRSVLTEVRGERRDAVAERYQEHRAIFDAIAAGDGERAEELMRAHSHDSNLSRVTNRFSD from the coding sequence ATGACGCTTCCGCAGCTCTCGTCACCGGTGACACTCGGGGACCAGGCGTACGCCGCGATCCGCGAAGCCATCGTCACCGGCGTGCTCAAGCGTGGCGAGAAGGTGACCGAGCGAGGGCTGGCCGACTCCCTCAGCATCAGCGCGACCCCCGTCCGCGAGGCGCTACGGCGCCTCGGGCAGGACCGGCTGGTGGAACGAGTGGGCCCGCGGTCCGTTCGTATCGCCAAGTTCGACGAGGACGAGCTGCGCGAGTTCACGATGATCGAGGACGTGCTCCGCGCACTGTCCGCACGGCTGGCCGCCGAGAAGTCGACGGCGGCCCAACGCCGGGAGATGCGGGCCTGCCTGGACCGGGCGGACGCGCTGCGGGACGAAATCGGTGCGGTGGAGGCCGGCAGCAGTCAGGAGCGCGACCTGGTGATCGGGATTCTGGATTGCATGCGGCGGTTCCACGCGCTGGTCGACCAGGCCAGCGGTAACGCCACCTTGATCCAGATGCTGCACACGGTCGATGCCTTCGGAGCTGACGAGCGGCGCCGTAGCGTTCTGACGGAGGTCCGCGGCGAACGCCGGGACGCGGTCGCGGAGCGCTACCAGGAGCACCGGGCGATTTTCGACGCCATCGCAGCCGGTGATGGTGAGCGCGCCGAGGAATTGATGCGTGCGCACAGCCACGACTCCAACCTCTCCCGGGTCACGAACCGCTTCTCCGACTGA
- a CDS encoding phytanoyl-CoA dioxygenase family protein: MPPYPSREHLLTSVQMAHFVAQGSLRLDAVVPEEMNHQAVSLLNAGIPAVPFGTPLDDAFPPGSFVRRLVELPRIAGALHSLVGPAPTVDHHAVHVRLPREGKAQNLHGDAIIDVRPDAFDVQLMYYPHDVTLEMGGTLSVPGSHLRRINESDIGRYQNLRGQVRLVCPAGTVVFLHHGLWHGGRRNDSDIARHMFKIRFNPTVRQLRLWNTDDINDPRVNDELRARFPWHENATGRLEIYNRVKLWQSLTGNDSFDLDYWATRVSNRPQRVAVVHR; this comes from the coding sequence ATGCCCCCTTACCCGTCTCGTGAGCATCTGCTGACCTCGGTCCAGATGGCGCACTTCGTCGCACAGGGATCCCTGCGTTTGGACGCAGTGGTGCCTGAAGAAATGAACCACCAGGCGGTCAGCCTCCTGAACGCTGGGATCCCCGCGGTGCCGTTCGGCACCCCGCTCGATGACGCGTTCCCACCGGGTTCGTTCGTGCGGCGTCTTGTCGAACTGCCCCGGATCGCCGGCGCGCTGCACAGTCTGGTGGGGCCCGCTCCCACCGTCGATCACCACGCGGTTCACGTGCGCCTGCCGAGGGAGGGAAAGGCTCAGAACCTGCACGGTGACGCCATCATCGATGTGCGACCGGACGCCTTCGACGTCCAGCTCATGTACTACCCGCACGACGTCACCCTGGAGATGGGGGGAACGCTCAGCGTGCCCGGCAGTCACCTGCGCCGCATCAACGAGTCCGACATCGGGCGCTATCAGAACCTGCGGGGACAGGTGCGGCTCGTCTGCCCGGCCGGCACGGTGGTCTTCCTCCACCACGGTCTCTGGCACGGCGGGCGCCGTAACGACAGTGACATCGCGCGCCACATGTTCAAGATCCGCTTCAATCCCACGGTTCGCCAACTGAGGCTCTGGAACACCGACGACATCAACGACCCGCGCGTCAATGACGAGCTACGCGCCCGCTTCCCCTGGCACGAGAACGCCACGGGCCGCCTGGAAATCTACAACCGGGTCAAGCTCTGGCAGTCACTGACCGGAAACGACTCGTTCGACCTGGACTACTGGGCGACACGCGTGTCCAACCGGCCCCAGCGGGTCGCCGTCGTCCACCGGTGA
- a CDS encoding DUF2218 domain-containing protein codes for MPIAEARVETERPSRYLVQLCKHFAGKGRHLGHRPLAHRGVDAQAWSDMRAVAGQAQVTWSDNEGEVTLPWGRIFLRAAPGALELCAEGATDEDLRRLQDLAAGHVERFGRREGLQVRWRQGPGTAAEAVVPPGAPEAGTVRPRRHLGVAAVVAVVALALVVHLGLGGAILANLRWTGWAVGGVVAMVLVKAIVLGGFAVHRRRS; via the coding sequence ATGCCGATCGCCGAAGCCCGCGTCGAGACCGAGCGCCCGAGCCGCTATCTCGTCCAGCTCTGCAAGCACTTCGCCGGAAAGGGCCGTCACCTCGGCCACCGCCCGCTCGCCCACCGGGGCGTGGACGCACAGGCATGGAGTGACATGCGGGCCGTGGCGGGCCAGGCGCAGGTGACGTGGTCCGACAACGAGGGCGAGGTCACTCTGCCCTGGGGCCGGATCTTTCTCAGGGCGGCGCCGGGTGCCCTGGAGCTGTGTGCCGAAGGCGCAACCGATGAGGACCTGAGGCGGCTTCAGGATCTCGCGGCAGGGCACGTGGAGCGCTTCGGCCGACGCGAAGGGCTGCAGGTGCGATGGCGGCAGGGGCCGGGGACGGCCGCCGAAGCCGTCGTCCCGCCCGGTGCGCCGGAAGCGGGAACCGTACGGCCCCGTCGGCACCTCGGGGTGGCAGCGGTCGTCGCGGTCGTCGCGCTCGCCCTCGTCGTACACCTCGGACTCGGCGGCGCGATCCTGGCGAACCTGCGCTGGACCGGCTGGGCCGTCGGCGGCGTTGTGGCGATGGTGCTGGTGAAGGCCATCGTCCTGGGCGGCTTCGCCGTCCACCGCCGCCGAAGCTGA
- a CDS encoding TetR/AcrR family transcriptional regulator produces the protein MPKLWNETIDAHRAAVRAAVLETTAALVAEHGLTSVTMSRIAKDSGIGRATLYKYFPDVESILLAWHEGQVSRHLGHLAEVRDRTEGAGERLEAVLRAFALVSHESRRHHDSEIAAFLHRDRKVTEAQGQLRELVKDLLAEGVRTGHVRDDIAPGELATYCLHALAAAGDLPSTAAVHRLVSVTLAGVRPDPAGASERSRGAAGGSAHPPHPPHPPHPHEHHSARGHRPAGS, from the coding sequence GTGCCCAAGCTGTGGAACGAGACGATCGACGCGCACCGCGCCGCCGTACGCGCCGCGGTCCTGGAGACCACGGCGGCGCTGGTCGCTGAGCACGGGCTGACGTCGGTGACGATGTCGCGGATCGCCAAGGACTCCGGGATCGGCCGCGCCACGCTGTACAAGTACTTTCCGGACGTCGAGTCGATCCTGCTCGCCTGGCACGAGGGCCAGGTCTCCCGGCACCTCGGCCACCTCGCCGAGGTCCGGGACCGGACCGAGGGCGCCGGTGAGCGACTGGAGGCCGTCCTGCGGGCATTCGCCCTTGTCTCCCACGAGTCGCGGCGGCACCACGACAGCGAGATCGCGGCGTTCCTGCACCGGGACCGGAAGGTCACCGAGGCACAGGGGCAACTCCGCGAGTTGGTGAAGGATCTGCTGGCCGAAGGGGTGCGGACCGGTCACGTCCGGGACGACATCGCCCCCGGCGAACTCGCGACCTACTGCCTGCACGCCCTGGCCGCGGCCGGCGACCTGCCGTCCACGGCCGCGGTCCACCGGCTCGTCTCGGTCACCCTGGCCGGGGTGCGGCCCGATCCCGCCGGGGCCTCGGAACGGTCACGAGGCGCCGCCGGCGGCTCCGCGCACCCGCCGCACCCGCCGCACCCACCGCACCCGCACGAGCACCACTCCGCCCGCGGGCATCGTCCGGCCGGTTCATGA